The Lutibacter sp. A64 genome segment TTATTGTGAGTAGAAAAGATATGTCTAATAAATACAGCCTATCTCCAGGAAGTAAATACAAAGCATCCGAAACGGTTCTCAATGGTAAACCAGTAAAGCGTGGTTTTAATCGTGATGCATTTTTTAAAAACTCTGAAAAGACTTTTGACAACCTCTTTGGGGACAAACGAAATTATGTAGAAACCTATACAGCTAGAAAAACATTCATTAAAAACCCAGATAAATATTTTGCTAGTATTATGGGATTGCCAACCAATCAAAGAGCCATCGCATTTAAACTATTAAACAAAACAGGAATGAATACAGCAATGATGAATATTCCGACCAACAAAGTACAACTGGTGTTAAAGGCTATCAAGCAATTAAAACGAGTGCTTCACAAAGGTATTCAATCTAGCTCCATTGGTATATGAACACTTCAACAGCACATTTCATTTTATATATAGTAGTTCCACTATTGTTGATCCTAATAGTATTATATGTGTTCTTTTATGAAGAACAATCAATGACTGCCAATAAAAAGTATCGAGTTTCTTTTAAATTGAAACGAGGAAAATTTCAAATAGCAAATATTAAAAGAGGTGCATCCATAATAGGATCAGCTGGAAGTGGAAAAACAGAAAGTGTTATTTATAATTTTCTGCAACATTTTAGCAAGTATGAGTTTTGCGGAATCATTCACGATTATAAAGATTTTGAACTCACAGAAATAGCGTATCCACTTTTTAAGAATAAACCAACCAAATTTTATACAATTTCATTTGATGAAATCCATTATAAAGTAAACCCCATTGCGCCAAGATATTTACCCAACGAAGAAAGTGTGAACGAACTATCAAGAGTATTGATTGAAAATCTATTGGAACAGAACATGTCAGAAACAACAGGAAGTTCTAAATTTTTCACCGATGCAGTAGAAGGTTTACTAAGTGGACTTATTTGGAAACTCAAAACCAGTCATCCCAACTATTGCACACTACCACATTTAATTGCTTTATTTCAACAGATGGATACAAAAAAAATAGTAAAATTTTTAAGTACAGATTTAACTTCTAAAAGCATGGCAAGTGCTTTTATAAATGGGATTGATTCTGAAAAGCAAACAGCAGGAGTGAAGAGCACATTGGCCAATGCGTTTAAGAAAATTGGTTCTCAAAAAATATTTATGGCATTGTCAAAAGATGAAGTACCACTCAATATCAACCACAAAGAAAACCCAGCTGTAATTTCTATAGTCAACAATCCTAAATACGAATCGGCATATTCACCTATTGTAGCTATGATAATGCATACAGTTATTAAGCAAATGAGTGACAGAAATCAACTAGCATCTTTTATATTGATGGAAGAAGCACCCACTATAAAATTACTTAACATGCATCGTATTCCTGCAACATTAAGAAGCTATGATGTTACAACAATTTATGTAATGCAAGATAAAATACAGAATGATATGCTCTACGGTGAAAAAGCAAGTAAAGCAATTTTGAGTAATCTATCCTATCAGTTTTTTGGAAAGGTTAATGATCCAGATACAGCAAAATATTATGAACGCTTTTTTGAGCTCATAAAAATGAAAACGACAAGTATCAACAAAGGGTTTAATTTAAATTTTGACACGAGAGTTACCAAAGGAGAAAAAGAAGTTTCAAAACGAAGAGCAGACGTTTTTTTTAGATTAAAGCAAGGAGAATTTATTGCTTTTGCTGATGGCAAGGATAGAAGGATACAATTCAAATTACAAGCTATTAAAAGGGAAATACCTAAAAAAAACTATAAATACTCAGATGCCGAATTACGATTGAATTTTGAACGAATCTATAGGGAAGTTAATACTGTATTTTGGTAATTGTTATGATGGCCTTTCTCTTAGTAAATAATTTGGAATACATTTTTTAAAGTGTAAAAATGATATCTTATTTTAAAGAGTTAAAGATACCATAGAATTTGAATGAAATAAAGTCGTTAATGATAAGTTTATAAATTTGACAGAATGTTATTATCTTAAAAATTTCTTTACGACATAATATAAATTTAGTTTAAAACTTTAAATTATGTTTCTTAATTGAAAGATTAAAAAAATATGAAAGTAAATTTAAAAGTTGATTTATTCTAGAAAAGGGAATACATTTAGGTCATCTTAAAATTTAGAAAATTGAAAATAAATTTATTCCTTTTAGTAATTATATTAGTAATTATTAGTTCTTGCGGTGAAAAGAAAGAATCATTTCCTTTTGTTAAAAATACAGAAAGTTTAGAAACTAATAATGATAATTTAAAATCTACTTCAAATAACGGTGATGAAAAATATTTTATTGAACAATTAGATAATACTATTGGACTTTCCAATAGTTCTATAAATACAATCTTTCAAGATTCAGATGATTTATTATGGATAGGTACTTGGGATGGGTTAAATAGGTATGACGGAACGAGTTTTAAAATTTTTAGACCAGAACTAAATAATGAAAATAGTTTAAGTAATCAGGTAATATTGAAAATAGGTCAAGATTCCATTGGAAATCTATGGATTGTAACGATGGGAGGTATAAATAGTTATAATAAAAATGAAAACAGTTTTCAGCGCTATGAATTTTCAAACAAAAACGAATTTACCTTATCTGAAAATGAATTCAATATGGCTATTGATACTTCTAAAGTTGTTTATTGTTCAGTTAAAGGATGGGGTTTAGGTTATTTTAACGGAAATAAATTTAAAAAAATTATAAATAAAAATATTCCTGAGTTAGCGGCAAAGGAAATGATCTTTTTAAACTCTGGTGAATTATTAATTTTGTACGAAAATGATGAGTTATATTCAATTACTTTCGAATCAAACAAGTTAGATGAAGAAATTATATCTAAAACAAAAGTGATTGCAAAAAATATTAAAACTTTTAAAAAGTATACAAAACAAATAGCGTATTTAATAACAATTGAAAATAAAGTTTTAACATATAATGGTCAAAATGATAAAATTAATAAAGTTGAAAATTTTAAAGCTACTAATATTATCGGTAATACTTCAAGTGATTTAATTTTATCAAACAATGCTACTTATACAAGTATATCTTCTAGTGGTGAGTTTTCATCAAAGTCATATTTTTCAAATTTTGAAAAATATAAAATTACAACAATAGTTCAAGGTATTGATAATGTAATTTGGGTTGGAACAGATGGTGATGGCCTTATTAAAATGTATCCATTTAGAAAAGCATTCAATTTAGTTTCTATTGACAAAGTTCCAGAGTTTGAAGGCGGAATTGTAAGGTCTTTTGCAGAAACTGATGATGGTGATTTATTTGTAGGTACAAAAGGAAAAGGATTGTTTCAATTCAAATCAACATTTAGCAACGAAATTGAAGAAAAGCTAACATATAATATTTATGATGAAGAAAATAGCGAAATTAACAATGCAGTTTTTTCTTTATATAATGGGAGTAACAAATTAATTTTTATAGGAACAGATGGAGAGGGTTTAAGTATTTTTGATGAAGAAAATTCAAAATTAACTAATTGGAAAAATATTAGCAATGCAAAAGATTACCCATTATTTAAATCAATTTATGCAATTTACCAAGATAGTGATGATTATATTTGGTTAGGAACAAATGGATATGGATTGATCCGCTTAAAAATTAAAAGAAAACAAAATAGATTTTACATATCTGATTTTAAAAATTATGTTGCAGGTGGGGGGGGGAATAAGGCATTAAGTAGTAATATAATTTTTTCTATAATTTCAAAAAATGAACAAGAATTATGGATTGGAACAAGATTAGGAGGGCTTAATCTATTTGACAAAAAACAAGAAACTTTTACGATTTTTAAAAATGATAAAGAAAACATTAATAGTTTGTCAAATAACGATATTTTAAGCCTATACAATGACGAGTATAATAAATTGTGGATTGGAACTAGTTTTGGATTGAATGTTTTAGATAGTTATAATAAAAATGAAGCTGTATTTAAAAACTTTACTGTAAATGATGGGTTACCAAATAATACAATTCACGGAATTATTGGAGGATATAATGAAACACTTTGGCTAAGTACAAGTTTTGGAATTTCAA includes the following:
- a CDS encoding type IV secretory system conjugative DNA transfer family protein; the encoded protein is MNTSTAHFILYIVVPLLLILIVLYVFFYEEQSMTANKKYRVSFKLKRGKFQIANIKRGASIIGSAGSGKTESVIYNFLQHFSKYEFCGIIHDYKDFELTEIAYPLFKNKPTKFYTISFDEIHYKVNPIAPRYLPNEESVNELSRVLIENLLEQNMSETTGSSKFFTDAVEGLLSGLIWKLKTSHPNYCTLPHLIALFQQMDTKKIVKFLSTDLTSKSMASAFINGIDSEKQTAGVKSTLANAFKKIGSQKIFMALSKDEVPLNINHKENPAVISIVNNPKYESAYSPIVAMIMHTVIKQMSDRNQLASFILMEEAPTIKLLNMHRIPATLRSYDVTTIYVMQDKIQNDMLYGEKASKAILSNLSYQFFGKVNDPDTAKYYERFFELIKMKTTSINKGFNLNFDTRVTKGEKEVSKRRADVFFRLKQGEFIAFADGKDRRIQFKLQAIKREIPKKNYKYSDAELRLNFERIYREVNTVFW